The genomic window attacacgggttttggagtcccacacaccacacatgaatcgactaaaaccaagaaagagagacgaaaccagaactcgtgcaggaaccggttgttgctgtcaagtttggggttcggttttgttgtgcagggacggagggcttggttggctcgttccaggggctagccagggtcatgagagagtcaggaagggagtcctagccacgctaggactcgcgcactaaggcagggaaggagtcctagcaagctaggactcccacccgagaatcaaggggatcgcgtgcagggttctgtgcttcgcacaagcttgggcgcgcggtttagggggtctgggctgggtcaggtctagtccttagggtccttagggggTGAAAATCAGGTTGGTTTGGTGGCTGGGTTCGTGGTTAGGGGCTAGGCAGTGCGTGCAAGAGaccttgtccaacaaggtttctcGGCCAGCTTTTGTTCAGGAAGTAGAGGGCTCGTTTTTGGCATTAGAAGGTTTTCCTTGATAAAGTTAGGGTccagtaagttaatttattatgttgggcaccttttggctcgacatagttcgggggtaactcgtgaaaatcgagagttggctcgggggtgaaatttaggtgtcaaatagggttttaagtaaagaaaaattggaaaacggctcacgggggtcgagtcggggtccataagggctaaaataatataaaaagactaaatttagaatttaagaattttatattaaagtttggtatttttcgggattaaaacactgttaaaacaattaagaaaagataattgaaaaagtctaacatttaagccaaataaaattatggaaaaaattcacgtaagcttaaataattatttgggacatgttagagtcgtgaaatcaaggaaaaagtcgaaaacgtaaaatgttgagtccaggggtaaaacggtctttttacacctagaaattagttaaggtcatggcagtgccctaaatgctattttatgaaaatatgattatttttaaatgtttatgaattgttcatgattgaatgatgatttttaaatgtctatttgatttttatgattgagggaagacatttaaaatacatgttgcatgcttggtttcaaaaatgaaaaacgtaatgatattcatgatttttctaaagtgatgtgaatgaaaaatgttgaaggatgtgaaataattgtgactaattcgttaatgttggcgacgtcgtgagggttatggtcccagtgggagcccgacgatcgtgtttccatcattgcgaatatgtggtaacagatatgtggtaacggatatgtggtaacggttttgtggtaacggaagaatgggaatatcgtgaggggaaaaggccccagagggagcccatttatgggaaaaggccccagagggagccccgacgagcgtatttctattcgaatcatgataggccagggcccagttgaccggtgagagtgttgctggtgtcccccgccgcccagtactgtggttttatgtagatggatccatcgaccctcatgagcatgatcaggaaagtcacaattaacgatctgaattcaacgaaaggaaaaggaaaaggaaaaggaaaaggaaaaatgtttatgatcatgaaaaatgttttatgtcatgtcatgttgaggaaaaagggaaaaggttaaggtttatgattgcatgtcatgaaaaagtattttacgaaaatgtttatgtttaaagttttatgcatcatgaaaatatttacaaaaatgtttatgtttatgcatcttcatgaaaacgatattttaagtacatatatttttcaccgttatatgttgactgtattacgtattactcgttataaagattatggtgtgttgagtctttagactcactaggtgtgatggatgcaggtggtattgagggaggacttgatgggtgatttgactggactgaaggcgcacacaacccgaggaccagcgctacattttccgctttatgctttatgatttaagttaaagatttttaatattatttatttatgcttttaagagatttttgagaggtttagtatgggctttacctttcaaattattgctttttaggtttggtaaaatatgcgacgatttcatttgatcactattgcacttggtttttaaaatgctagttggttaatgtttaattttaaagggtaaaatattttataaaaatattttcacgtGAGAAAGGAACATGGccgaaaaattgagtgtttataaaaaaaaaaattctagtacttttaaagcaataaaaagggcaggacgtttcataCATTGTCATGCACCTAACCCGACCATACCAAGTATGCAAGGTATGTCGTGTTGTGTCCAATAAATTCTCACACGACTATGCATATAAATCGACGAAGAGGAATTAAATCGGAGGGACGATTTTCCCCAAAATCGGCAACCTATACTTGAACGAATAAGTGCTGAAATCGAGCTCAATATACCTAAAGAATCGAAACTAGTATATGGATAACAGCGACAACAGGTGTCTCACGGTGGTGCAGAGGATAGAGCTCACTAGAAACTCGTCGGAGCAGCTCTGAACTCGACTGAAAGTCGGATGAAACACAAGAGAAATGTCGCGCTTAGATTAAACAGGTCGAGAAGTACCCAAGAAATCAAACCCAACTTTCACCTAAATCGAATCAAGAACTCACACCAACCAGCTCGCCAGCAAGACTCATGCTTGGCTTTGAATCAGCTTCTATATTCTTCGCTTTAGGTCACAAATGGAATAGAGAGATATCGGGCTACCTGCTGCGGTGTTCGGAGCTCCATTTCGTGGTGACGACGACGACTAGCTGGTGAAAGGAGGGAGACGACGGGAACATGGGAGAAACGAAGCTTAATGGAATGGCTTGTtcttcttttcatttttctttctttatttgGCAATTGTGTGTACACATGCCCATTTAATCCGGTTTTGAATTTTTGTACTCTCATTTGTTATTTAAAGTTCCagatgtattttatatcgtattaactccgatattctaaaatacatatttttaatatattttctgAAATCATTtgacataattaattattttaatctcAACTTAATAATTATCTTAATTATGTCAAAGTAtcggataattaattacaagaACTTACAAAAAATAAGAAAGAACATAAAAATATCGAGATTATGATATGATAAATTAAAGAGAATCAGAAACAAGTACATGTTTGAATACATATCGTATATGTATGATATAATACAATTAATGTGCTAATGCACTATATATTTGTTATATTAAATTCGGaacaaaataaatcaaaaattGATGCGACATTAATTTATTTGGATAGTTAACTTTTACCAAAACAGCGTTCTTTAACGTGCAACacatcatttttttaattatagttATGGTGTAAATAATTACAAGATAAATTTGAGTTTCATCTATTTAACagtttaacttttttttttttgaattcatAGATTTTAAATGCCTAAACTCAAATGTAAATAAGTAGAAGATGAAAATACCAAATGAAGTGTTGTGATATTTAAGTTTTGGCGATAAGCTTGTTGTAAGGAATTAAATCAAGATTACTAAATTCAACACTCCGAAAAATTCAGTAGCCAATAGGCAATAGCCGAGAATCAGCTAAGTTTTTATAGAATAAGGAACTTAATGGACAAACAATTACTGAACACATCCACATACTGCTGAATTTTGACAACAATTATTTATGAACATTGAATATATCATCGTACTTATTGAAGCATAAAATCAACAGAAAAGAACATTAGAAAAATGTTGAGCATTCTAGTTAAAGAGGGTACATTCTAACTGATTGGACAGATAGTATCAAGTATTTAATGTCACTTTCTACTTTTGGAGCATTCCAAATTATATTTGACAATTTGGAAAAATGCATCAATGATCTTGATATgatcaatttataaaatttcaGATCCAAACGTTTGAAGATCACCTATATAAAGTCATATCATATTTCAGCAAGTAATGACACACACAACACGAATATATCTCATTATTCAAAAGTACTGCTAAAATATATCAGAAGCATACTCATACAAGCTTTATCAAATCTTCTAAAAGATCATCTTGTATCATATTCTATTATTAATCTCATTAGTGTATTAGTATTTTGAGTAGATCTTTGTAACCGACAAAAAAGTATTTCTCATCAGAAGTAATGTGTAAGTAAGTTGTAAAGAAGTTGATACTAAGAGCTTCAATAGGTAATATTAATTGCTACCAAATTGAGTGTTTACATAAGTTGTAAATGTCAAAGTCTTACGGAACACTTTCTCGAAACAGAAGAAAGAGATACGTAAAAGACTTATAtccttcgaacttccagaaacaatcaCTGTGTTTTTCCATTACTTTTATTATTGTTCACAGAGCTCACTAGACTTATTCTGCATTGCACATCAATTGCATACTGACATTTGAAGGTCGAAATCAGATTTCTGCTGTTAATACAAGTAGAGGTCgtctgaagaaaaaaaaattaaaaaacgtAATGCTTTTTATTCATTCCGTCTAAAACACCACCACAGATCCTAAGATGAAGTAAATTTATttccattattttcaaaattgaaTCCTATTTTACTATAGAAAAGAATTGAGaatgaaaaaaatttgtatATTATAATTTAAGATTATACTATAACGTGTTTAATAAagtacaaattttttaaaatatagttatttttttttaactgcATTACGATGTTCATTAAGCAGTTTAAATCGATAAACCAACTATTCCGTAAATTTTAGTTTATTTGGTTCGCTTTTCTATCCCATTTTTGATAAATTCAATTTTCggttattaaaatttaaaaactgtcaaaaccgaaatcgATTAGTTTACACATAATATATACTAGTACACCGACGCATGCGTTGCGTggttgtataatattttttataattcatttgatttatatttaaatgatgatcaaaacataattataagaaataatgatggACTAcaatgtaattttgatatataaattaaaaaataaattgaaaaataaaaggaaaaaaaatgacGTCAATAAGAATTGAACTTATAACCTAAACCCAAAAAAAACAATGACCCTATCCGCTGAACTATATATAACTTGCAtttaaattttaacattttattaatatatataattattaaaacagaccatgacatcaaagttagttactctaagtgtttcaaacttaataaaatagtatagaagtatagatttttgtaattaaaagTTTTATGTAATATGTTAAAATAAGTAAAAGGTGCTATTTGGTTTTCACATCAAAGCTTTTGAAAATCAAACCGAAATTTACCAAAACTGAACCGAAAAGAAACCGGTCATTCCTCGTCGCTAGCTTAAAAAGAAGTTTTTTTACAATAAGGTTTCGACCGATCCTCATCCCAAATATTGTAATATCGTAATTAAAttctctctttttttatttttattttttaaaaatctgtCAAtcgtaaaaataattaaaaatttcctCACCAGATAAGGATgtttttggagagaataaattatgAATTGTGATTATTAGGCATACAAAATGGGAGAGTAGAGCACGACGGCGAGGGCTTGTGAGAAAGTAGAGAATAATTACAGTAACTTCCGTTGATCAACGATGTCGTCGGAGACCCGTAAAGGTCAGTTTCTTCAAATTTGTAAAATTCtgtgttttttctttttatttatagtTTGAATGTTGAGGTTTCCAATTACTTTGTTAGTAATCCGATTGTGGTAGTTAATTATTCTCCCCCTCCATATTATCGGTTCGTATTGATTTTGATGCAGTGGTAGTTCACCTAAGAGCAACCGGTGACGCTCCAATCCTCAAGCAAGCTAAATTCAAGGTTTTTGTTTTTCTTGCATTCGATGAATTGTTCGCATGATTGGGGCAATTTTTTTCGGGTTTAAATTCTTCTTCTTTGTGTTCGAATTTTATGGATCCAATCTAGACTGGTTCAGGTTCAGATCAGAATGGTTAAGAAGTAAAAAGAGCGTGGCCTTAGCTGACAAACCCATCCCTTGATTCACTTAGAGTTACAAATTCAGTTAGAACATGTTTTATTGATGATTGAAATAACATGTACCAAAAATTAAATGACTGTTACTTTAATGTCAGTGTATCAgcttaaatgatttattatatcatcaatattcacgCCCAAGTAATTTTACCCGGTTTCTTTATTTGATTGGTAAATGGTAATGGATTACGGAATATCACTGTTGAGTAGTTTCGTATTACAAACTTTTGATAAACTTGGTTGCTATACAACAGttttgtttatttaaaattctCAAGAAAGAGATTTTCTTGTCTCAAATTTCACTTTTATGTTTCTATGCTTTGAGTTAAGTTTTTTCTGAAATGCAGATTGCTGGGGCTGACAAGTTTGTAAAGTGATTGATTTCTTCGTCGTCAACTTCACAGGGAAACTTTGGCAAGTCATATTATGCATTACAAAATGGGCATGATATTTGAGTTTTACTTGAAATGTTTCTAACTTTCCCCTTGTTTTCATAGTTTGTGTACGTGAACAGCGCCTTCTCACCAAATCCAGATGAGTTGGTCATCGATCTATATAATGTAAGTCGTCTTATCTTATGAGTTATTCTTCTGTGGGATCTGCTGCTTGTGCTGTAGTTTTGGTCTCGGAGTTAGCTGAGTTATCCTTTATTTCTCATCTCTGTAGACTTTTTATTAGTTTTTAGGATATAACTGTGACGAACCGTGCCTTAAAATATTAATACTTTAATATTTGcagaaaaatttgaatttttttatattatattattttttaaaaatataacttgtaaaataaattaaaggtaATCATTcatactaaaataaaattaatattaaaattccATCATTTTAAGTACCACAATCACAAAATCCCAATTTAAAAACATCCACCaaactttaaaaaaatccaacataatatataaaaaatctcAGCTTCCTAGTAACCAATACTAAGGcataaaatttaagaaaatagttTTAAACGTGCATAATTAAAACTCTCGTGAGCTACAAGGTCATCGGGTTTGCACTGCCACTAGcccgagcctgctcactggtcaccGCCTCCCGTCTCCTCAACTACATCATCtatatcgatcaagtctagtgagtctaatgactcagcatgcataaaccgtgaataacaagtaatatgtaataaaaatccattcaattttaaacatagctCGTACATAGCATAATATTAACATAAATATGTATAACTCGACTTTCTTAcataaacaatttcataaaatcatattttcatactcATCATCGTAGTCGAGATCGtaaatcattttgcgtagagtttTGTTCGATGCAAGTGgtccataacataaatcgtttGATCAAATTAAACAACAGTACTGGGCCGGCAGGGAttaccacagcccttggactggatgtccactccctaacataacataattcatcCGAAGAGGTTGAAGAGGTCCCCGAActcgttctccggcttccaaacccgtaacATAATTTGGCTACAAGACAAATCgaatacctcaaaaataattattttgcacgTTATACATACTCACGAATATCGTGAACCTCGTTGGATCGTCCTTGGACTTGCTGCCCTAACGTGCTAAAATTGATACCCAAAACAGCCCCTAAGATGCATTCGGACACGTACGACTTCCCGAATTAAATAGAACCACTTAGAACGTACCAATCGACTCGGGACTCGACCCGTACATAAAATACATGCTAACCTATTGCCCAAGGCCCAAGGCCAGCCCTGAACCATGCCCGAACTTCGTACCATGCACAACGAACAATCTAGACACAAGCTGTCCAAAAAGTGACGCTATGGCACTTATGCGTTCCGTACGACTTCCTATCAATTCTAACTCGAACCAAGCCCCAGACTCGACCATTAGACATAACTTACGACCCTGGTCCAGCCTGTTCTAGATACACACCACAGCCCGTTATAAACCGCAAAGTCGCAGCCCTAAATCGCGACTTCCCTTCATGCGCGCCCCCGGAAGTTCTCGACTCCGGCAGCTATTTCCACCCAACCGGACCCTAACCAATCCATAACAGGCCTACCCCAGGACCCCGCCTAGACCCTAGCCACGAGCCCCGGTCCAGCTTAAAACCCAAACCGACGTGAACCCGCGATAAACCCCCTATGCGCGCGCGGCTTCGCTTGTTTCGTTTCCTACTATCCAGCGGCCTATCGGCCCATCCCGGACCGCTTAAAGACATCTAAAAACATCCCATAACATGACTATATGTAGCAGCAAACCATAGGTACTGCCCAACGAAGACGACGATCAAAACTCTTAGAAAACGTTGAAGTTCATGCATATTTCATACTCAAAATGAGTTTAATAACATTTGAGCATACATATAATCAAACCAACAAGTTttcattcatattttatatcaaaatacagTATATGACATCATCGATGCATAAAGGAAAGGTTTAGACATCCCTCTGCGGTAAAACGCACGAAATATCGACAAACCAATACGTGAGAGAACGGAGGCCGAACGGAGACGGGTTGCTGCGTTTATTGGCTTGAGAAGTGACTAAATAAATCAAGGATTGTAGTGTGATGATTGCCCAAGGTTGCTGCTAGGaggaatttgaaaaaaaaaaaccaatccTTGCTAGTGAAACTCTCAGCCAACTATGTGCTCTtggtgtgtgtttgtgtgtgttgtgtgtgtgcgtgagttgtgTTGTAATTTAGGGCTAGGACTCTAAACACCAATtaaaattactaattaagcccTCACGATTTAAATTACAAATTAAGTCCTCCAACTTTTGAAATTAAGGGACctacaaattttaaattctacCCATAATTAAATACtacctaatttaattaattaagtcataaaaataattattaaaatattttatttcaagtggacgtatttaaatat from Primulina tabacum isolate GXHZ01 unplaced genomic scaffold, ASM2559414v2 Contig693, whole genome shotgun sequence includes these protein-coding regions:
- the LOC142534809 gene encoding LOW QUALITY PROTEIN: ubiquitin-like protein ATG12 (The sequence of the model RefSeq protein was modified relative to this genomic sequence to represent the inferred CDS: inserted 2 bases in 1 codon; substituted 1 base at 1 genomic stop codon) is translated as MSSETRKVVVHLRATGDAPILKQAKFKIAGADKFVKXLXFLRRQLHRETLFVYVNSAFSPNPDELVIDLYNVSRLIL